TCACTATCAACTCTTACGACTGTTCCTTCACCCATACCGTAAACTGGAGTGTCAGTTGTAATTTCTGCTCCAGTAGAGTAGTCATACCAATCAATTCCTTCATGATAGCCATTTCGATACTCTCGAGGAGCCCCAGGTAAATGGTTTTCAATCGTACTTACGGATGCTTCTTCAATCGGGCGTTCAAGAAAGGAGAGATAATCTACCATGTCTTCTTTAGAAAATGAATGAATATCTACCTTTTCCTCAACCGAAGGCTGCCAAGCTTCCACTACTTTTTCATCCCACGTTACGGTGATCATGTCACGTGGTTCTTCTACTGTGTAGTCTGTTTCTAAGCCTTTTTCAATAAATGCTGCTGTTACAAACGGCTCTCCATCTTCTTCAACAATGAAGACATCCTCAGTAGCCAAATAGTCACCGTTCACTTCTACTACTGGTACCCCATAGACAAAGTTAAACTCCCGATCGGCAATTGTTAACGTTAAGGTCTTATCTATCTCATCATACTCATAACTACCTTCTAAGGAATCTGTCAATTGATCTATGGCAAGATAATGCCCATCATCCTCTTGAAATGTATAGAGCGAAAGTTCTTCTTCATTTACTTCCTCTACATGGTCATTTTCTTCATCAGTCATCCCGTTAGCATTATTCACGTTTTCCTTTGGCATTTCATTATTATCTCGTCGTTCTTCCTGTTCAGAATCGTTTTGTTGTCCCCCTTGACAACCCGTCATTATTAAGCCCATACAACCAAGTAATATCATATATTTTTTCATTTTAAATACCTACCAATCTTTATCATTCAATTGTCTCAGGTGCTACGATATCATAGCCTTTTTCTCGCAAACCTCTCACAATGTTTTCTAAAGCATCTTTCGTAAATTCACGATCATGCATTAATAAGTTAGCACCATTTCGTAGTTCAGGCGCATCTATCATCACGTCTGTTAATGCCTCTTTTTCCATGTATTCCTCAACAAAATCATACCCATACGTCCAGTTCATCCATTGCATATTTTCTTCTTTCACTAATTGTGTCGAATACGACGTATTTTTTCCAAATGGAGCGCGGAAAAAACGAGGTCGTTCACCAATCACTTCTTCAATGAGATCATTTAACTGAACAATTTCTTCGTATTGCTCATCTTCACTTAAAGTGCTCAAATCTTGATGTGTCATTGTGTGGTTGCCTATTTCAAATCCTAGAT
The genomic region above belongs to Bacillus sp. A301a_S52 and contains:
- a CDS encoding M23 family metallopeptidase codes for the protein MKKYMILLGCMGLIMTGCQGGQQNDSEQEERRDNNEMPKENVNNANGMTDEENDHVEEVNEEELSLYTFQEDDGHYLAIDQLTDSLEGSYEYDEIDKTLTLTIADREFNFVYGVPVVEVNGDYLATEDVFIVEEDGEPFVTAAFIEKGLETDYTVEEPRDMITVTWDEKVVEAWQPSVEEKVDIHSFSKEDMVDYLSFLERPIEEASVSTIENHLPGAPREYRNGYHEGIDWYDYSTGAEITTDTPVYGMGEGTVVRVDSDFEDYSSADVRNEDLDYAAEIGHTPEYILDRLRGKQVWVQYDNGVMNRFAHLHAVADGLDVGQVIDENTIIGYVGNSGTSSALEDGDGDLHLHQDLLIYGELFWEPFTLNETTEILQELWP